The following proteins are encoded in a genomic region of Rhizobium sp. CCGE531:
- the gatC gene encoding Asp-tRNA(Asn)/Glu-tRNA(Gln) amidotransferase subunit GatC: protein MSVDLATVKRVAHLARIAVNEDEAQRMMGELNGILGFVEQLSEVNVDGVEAMTSVTPMAMKKRIDEVTDGSKAADIVANAPNTDQNFFLVPKVVE, encoded by the coding sequence ATGTCCGTCGATCTCGCCACCGTCAAACGCGTCGCCCATCTTGCCCGCATCGCCGTCAACGAAGACGAAGCGCAGCGGATGATGGGTGAGCTGAACGGCATTCTGGGCTTCGTCGAGCAGCTCTCCGAAGTGAATGTCGATGGCGTCGAGGCGATGACCTCGGTCACGCCGATGGCAATGAAGAAGCGCATCGACGAAGTCACCGACGGCAGCAAGGCCGCCGACATCGTCGCCAATGCGCCGAATACCGATCAGAATTTCTTCCTGGTGCCCAAAGTCGTCGAATAA
- the dprA gene encoding DNA-processing protein DprA has product MDTGSARRTGVALTERQRIAWLRLIRSDNVGPSTFRDLINHYGSAEAALAMLPELSQRGGSTRAIRIADERDALRELEAAHRFGARFVGIGEPDYPPALREIDGAPPLLAVKGSMPTATRPAIGMVGSRNSSISGAKFTAMIARMCGDAGYAVVSGLARGIDTAAHRASLETGTIAALAGGLDQPYPPENIGLLNEIWDGNGLAVSEMPFGWEPRARDFPRRNRLIAGISLGVVVVEAATRSGSLITARLAGEFGRLVFAVPGSPLDPRCEGTNGLLKDGAMIATTPNDIIEALRPLAEPDLFRPRPAEAPVERSKPLSSPPDDAERDHIVEALGPTPVEIDDIVRHTSLPISAVHSVLLELDMAGRLHRHPGGLVSISMLD; this is encoded by the coding sequence ATGGACACAGGCAGCGCAAGACGGACCGGAGTTGCGCTGACCGAAAGACAAAGGATCGCCTGGCTCAGGCTCATCCGCTCCGACAATGTCGGGCCATCAACCTTTCGCGATCTCATCAATCATTACGGCTCCGCCGAAGCAGCACTTGCCATGCTGCCGGAGCTTTCGCAGCGCGGCGGCTCGACGCGCGCCATCCGCATCGCCGACGAACGGGACGCATTGCGGGAACTGGAGGCGGCACATCGTTTCGGCGCGCGCTTCGTCGGCATCGGCGAGCCGGACTATCCTCCCGCCCTTCGGGAGATCGACGGCGCGCCGCCGCTTCTGGCCGTCAAAGGCAGCATGCCCACAGCGACACGCCCGGCAATCGGCATGGTCGGCTCCCGAAATTCTTCGATCAGCGGCGCCAAATTCACCGCCATGATCGCGCGCATGTGCGGCGACGCAGGCTATGCCGTCGTCTCGGGCCTTGCGCGTGGCATCGATACGGCCGCCCATCGCGCCAGCCTCGAAACGGGTACGATCGCTGCTTTGGCGGGTGGGCTCGACCAACCCTATCCACCCGAGAATATCGGCCTGCTGAACGAGATATGGGACGGCAACGGGCTCGCCGTCAGCGAAATGCCGTTCGGCTGGGAGCCTCGGGCCCGCGACTTCCCGCGCCGCAATCGCCTGATCGCGGGTATCTCGCTCGGTGTCGTGGTCGTAGAAGCCGCAACCCGCTCCGGCTCGCTGATCACGGCGCGTCTTGCCGGGGAATTCGGCCGGCTTGTCTTTGCCGTTCCCGGCTCGCCGCTCGATCCGCGCTGCGAAGGCACCAACGGCCTGTTGAAAGACGGCGCGATGATCGCGACGACGCCGAACGATATCATCGAGGCGCTGCGGCCACTCGCCGAGCCGGACCTCTTTCGCCCGCGCCCGGCCGAAGCGCCCGTCGAAAGGAGCAAGCCGCTTTCCTCGCCGCCCGATGATGCCGAGCGTGACCATATCGTCGAGGCGCTCGGGCCGACGCCGGTCGAAATCGACGATATCGTCCGCCATACCAGCCTGCCGATATCGGCTGTTCATTCCGTCCTTCTCGAATTGGACATGGCCGGGCGGCTTCATCGCCATCCCGGCGGACTGGTCTCGATCTCCATGCTGGATTGA
- the ruvX gene encoding Holliday junction resolvase RuvX: MTTLTIEDLAATLLPGQPIAGLDLGTKTIGLAMSDLGRRFATPRPVIKRVKFTQDAVMLLAFAEKEKVAAFVIGLPVNMDGSSGPRVQATRAFVRSMSDKTALPFIFWDERLSTVAAERALLEMDVSRAKRAERIDSAAASFILQGALDRLSALGRESLPDLDA; the protein is encoded by the coding sequence ATGACGACGCTGACCATCGAAGACCTAGCCGCGACGCTCCTGCCCGGCCAGCCGATTGCCGGCCTCGACCTCGGCACGAAGACGATCGGGCTTGCGATGTCGGATCTCGGCCGGCGCTTTGCAACGCCTCGCCCCGTCATCAAGCGGGTGAAGTTCACCCAGGATGCCGTGATGCTGCTCGCCTTCGCCGAGAAGGAAAAGGTCGCAGCCTTCGTCATAGGACTGCCTGTCAACATGGATGGCTCCTCGGGGCCGCGCGTGCAGGCAACGCGCGCCTTCGTGCGCAGCATGTCGGATAAGACAGCCCTGCCCTTCATCTTCTGGGACGAGCGGCTTTCGACCGTAGCGGCCGAGCGGGCGCTTTTGGAAATGGACGTCTCGCGAGCCAAGCGCGCCGAGCGCATCGACTCGGCGGCGGCGAGCTTCATTCTTCAAGGTGCTTTGGACAGGCTGTCGGCGCTCGGGAGAGAAAGCTTGCCCGATCTCGACGCGTGA
- the gatA gene encoding Asp-tRNA(Asn)/Glu-tRNA(Gln) amidotransferase subunit GatA gives MSELTSLTIAEARDKLRAKEITATELTEAYISAIEAANGQLNAYVKVTPQKALAMAKVSDARLAEGKAGALEGIPLGIKDLFGTEGIHTQACSHILDGFEPHYESTVTQNLWNDGAVMLGKLNMDEFAMGSSNESSYYGPVINPWRAEGSNQQLVPGGSSGGSAAAVAAHLCAGATATDTGGSIRQPAAFTGTVGIKPTYGRCSRWGIVAFASSLDQAGPIARDVRDAAILLKSMASVDAKDTTSVDLPVPDYEAALGRSLKGMKIGIPNEYRVDGMPEEIEALWQQGIAWLKDAGAEIVNISLPHTKYALPAYYIVAPAEASSNLARYDGVRYGLRVDGKDIVDMYEKTRAAGFGQEVKRRIMIGTYVLSAGYYDAYYLRAQKVRTLIKRDFELAFNAGVDAILTPATPSSAFGIADENLASDPVKMYLNDIFTVTVNMAGLPGIAVPAGLDPKGLPLGLQLIGKPFEEETLFKTAHVIEQAAGKFTPAKWW, from the coding sequence ATGAGCGAACTGACCAGCCTGACCATTGCCGAAGCCCGCGACAAGCTGCGTGCCAAGGAAATCACCGCCACCGAACTGACCGAAGCCTATATCTCGGCGATCGAGGCGGCCAACGGTCAGCTCAATGCCTATGTGAAGGTGACGCCGCAAAAGGCGCTTGCAATGGCCAAGGTGTCGGACGCCCGCCTTGCGGAAGGCAAAGCCGGTGCGCTGGAAGGCATTCCGCTCGGCATCAAGGACCTGTTCGGCACGGAAGGCATTCATACGCAGGCCTGCAGCCACATCCTGGACGGTTTCGAGCCGCACTATGAATCGACCGTCACGCAGAACCTCTGGAACGACGGCGCCGTCATGCTGGGCAAGCTCAACATGGACGAGTTCGCCATGGGCTCCTCCAACGAGAGCTCTTATTACGGCCCGGTGATCAACCCCTGGCGCGCCGAGGGTTCGAACCAGCAGCTCGTTCCCGGCGGCTCGTCCGGCGGTTCGGCCGCTGCCGTTGCAGCGCACCTCTGCGCCGGCGCGACGGCCACCGATACCGGCGGCTCCATCCGCCAGCCGGCCGCCTTCACCGGCACCGTCGGCATCAAGCCGACCTACGGCCGCTGCTCGCGCTGGGGCATCGTCGCCTTCGCCTCGTCGCTCGACCAGGCCGGCCCGATCGCCCGCGACGTGCGCGATGCCGCCATCCTCCTGAAGTCGATGGCAAGCGTCGATGCGAAGGACACGACCTCGGTCGATCTGCCGGTGCCGGATTACGAAGCCGCGCTCGGCCGGTCGCTGAAGGGCATGAAGATCGGCATTCCCAACGAATATCGCGTCGACGGCATGCCGGAAGAGATCGAAGCGCTCTGGCAGCAGGGCATCGCCTGGCTGAAGGATGCCGGCGCCGAGATCGTCAACATCTCCTTGCCGCATACGAAATATGCGCTGCCGGCCTATTATATCGTTGCGCCCGCGGAGGCATCCTCGAACCTCGCCCGCTACGACGGCGTCCGCTACGGCCTGCGCGTCGACGGCAAGGACATCGTCGACATGTATGAAAAGACGCGCGCTGCCGGCTTCGGCCAGGAAGTGAAGCGCCGCATCATGATCGGCACCTATGTTCTGTCGGCCGGTTACTACGACGCCTATTACCTGCGCGCGCAGAAGGTTCGCACGCTGATCAAGCGTGACTTCGAACTGGCCTTCAATGCCGGTGTCGACGCGATCCTCACGCCCGCCACGCCATCCTCGGCCTTCGGCATCGCCGACGAAAATCTCGCTTCCGATCCGGTGAAGATGTACCTCAACGACATCTTCACGGTGACGGTCAACATGGCCGGCCTGCCGGGCATCGCCGTCCCCGCCGGCCTCGACCCGAAGGGTCTGCCGCTCGGCCTGCAGCTCATCGGCAAGCCGTTTGAAGAGGAAACCCTCTTCAAGACCGCCCACGTCATCGAACAGGCCGCCGGCAAGTTCACGCCGGCGAAGTGGTGGTAA
- a CDS encoding GNAT family N-acetyltransferase, with product MVSIRTVRPDDIDQLYAISLATGDAGKDAAPLHRDGRLIGHIYSAPYATLHPELVFVAEDDEGVFGYIAGVFDTVAFEELMEREWWPHLRQRYADPEGDPALWDADQERISAIHHPKQAPALLIERFPAHIHMNLLPRAQGKGIGTALLDRWLANARANGVQGVHLGANTSNHGGVRFWSSRGFVPVELPPGLASETTIWFAQFL from the coding sequence ATGGTTTCCATTCGCACCGTTCGACCTGACGACATCGACCAACTCTATGCCATCTCGCTCGCGACGGGCGATGCCGGCAAGGATGCGGCTCCGCTTCATCGTGATGGCCGGCTGATCGGCCACATCTATTCCGCGCCCTACGCCACGCTTCATCCCGAGCTGGTTTTCGTGGCCGAGGATGACGAAGGTGTCTTCGGTTACATTGCCGGCGTCTTTGATACCGTGGCGTTCGAGGAGCTGATGGAGCGCGAGTGGTGGCCGCATCTGCGGCAGCGCTATGCGGACCCTGAAGGCGATCCGGCGCTCTGGGATGCGGATCAGGAGCGCATATCGGCCATCCATCATCCCAAGCAGGCGCCCGCTCTCCTTATCGAACGATTCCCCGCACATATTCATATGAACCTGCTGCCGCGTGCCCAGGGCAAAGGCATCGGTACGGCATTGCTGGATCGCTGGCTGGCGAATGCTCGAGCCAATGGCGTCCAGGGCGTACATCTCGGCGCCAACACGAGCAATCATGGCGGCGTCCGGTTCTGGTCGTCACGCGGTTTCGTTCCCGTGGAACTGCCGCCGGGTCTGGCGTCCGAGACCACGATATGGTTTGCTCAGTTTCTCTAA
- a CDS encoding acyl-CoA dehydrogenase family protein, with protein sequence MTQQTRTDDPFADLNQPSLWTGINAYRSDPLIVDLTSGLPRSTREELEQHGRFVTSHEAQELARMANQGAPQLRTHGPRGERLDVVEFHPAWHALMRRSMAMGLHSSIWDAQADPEAKGQSHKVRAARFYLTAQLECGHLCPLTMTSASVAAMMASPAVQKDWAPKILSRKYDSSNKPAMQKSAVTIGMGMTEKQGGTDVRANRTTADKVSEGIYRLSGHKWFMSAPMSDAFIMLAQTKDGMGCFLVPRLLEDGSANGLHFQRLKDKLGNRSNASSEVEFTDTFGFLLGAPDAGIRTILDMVTLTRLDCAVASAGIMRASLAEAVHHARGRSVFGKMLVNQPIMTRVLADMALDVAAATALAFRLAEAFDKASGSSEDAAYARVMTPVAKYWCCKIAPALIYEAMECIGGSGYIEERPIARHYREAPVNAIWEGSGNVMALDVLRVLNRGRDLFETVFAGLARDLGPAGKKTIEVLRAAMALCEQDEGAARLLVEQMALAAGAAELYRLGAGKIADAFIETRLAGGWRATYGMLDSRFDASYIVDLLYPPAT encoded by the coding sequence ATGACCCAACAGACCCGGACTGACGACCCCTTTGCCGACCTGAACCAGCCGAGCCTCTGGACCGGCATCAATGCCTATCGTTCCGATCCGCTGATCGTCGATCTCACCTCCGGTCTGCCGCGTTCGACGCGTGAAGAGCTGGAGCAGCACGGCCGGTTCGTCACGTCGCACGAGGCGCAGGAACTGGCACGCATGGCGAACCAGGGCGCGCCGCAGCTGCGCACCCATGGTCCGCGTGGCGAGCGTCTGGATGTCGTCGAATTCCATCCCGCCTGGCATGCGCTGATGCGCCGCTCCATGGCGATGGGGCTGCATTCCTCGATCTGGGATGCGCAGGCCGACCCCGAGGCCAAGGGCCAGTCGCACAAGGTGCGCGCCGCTCGCTTTTACCTGACGGCCCAGCTCGAATGCGGTCACCTGTGCCCCCTGACGATGACCAGCGCTTCGGTCGCCGCCATGATGGCGTCGCCGGCCGTGCAGAAGGACTGGGCACCGAAGATTCTGTCGCGAAAGTACGATTCGTCCAACAAGCCCGCCATGCAGAAGAGCGCCGTTACCATCGGCATGGGCATGACGGAAAAGCAGGGCGGCACGGATGTGCGCGCCAACAGGACGACGGCCGACAAGGTCAGCGAAGGCATCTACCGGCTGTCGGGCCATAAATGGTTCATGTCGGCGCCGATGAGCGATGCCTTCATCATGCTGGCGCAGACCAAGGATGGCATGGGCTGCTTCCTCGTGCCGCGTCTTCTGGAAGATGGCTCGGCCAATGGCCTGCATTTCCAGAGGTTGAAGGATAAGCTCGGCAATCGGTCGAATGCTTCCTCCGAAGTCGAGTTCACCGATACGTTCGGCTTCCTGCTCGGGGCACCCGATGCCGGTATCCGCACGATCCTCGATATGGTGACGCTGACACGGCTCGATTGCGCGGTGGCGTCTGCCGGCATCATGCGCGCGTCGCTTGCCGAAGCCGTGCATCATGCGCGCGGCCGCAGCGTCTTCGGCAAGATGCTGGTCAACCAGCCGATCATGACGCGCGTGCTCGCCGATATGGCGCTAGACGTTGCCGCCGCGACCGCGCTTGCCTTCCGCCTGGCCGAAGCCTTCGACAAGGCAAGCGGCAGCAGCGAGGATGCGGCCTATGCCCGCGTCATGACGCCGGTTGCCAAATACTGGTGCTGCAAGATCGCGCCTGCGCTGATTTACGAGGCGATGGAGTGCATCGGCGGCAGCGGTTACATCGAGGAGCGCCCGATCGCCCGCCATTACCGCGAAGCCCCCGTCAATGCGATCTGGGAAGGCTCCGGCAATGTCATGGCGCTTGACGTGCTGCGCGTATTGAACCGGGGCAGGGACCTGTTCGAAACCGTCTTTGCCGGTCTCGCCCGCGATCTCGGGCCTGCCGGCAAGAAGACCATCGAAGTCCTGCGCGCAGCCATGGCGCTCTGCGAGCAGGATGAGGGCGCTGCCCGCCTGCTGGTCGAACAGATGGCACTCGCGGCCGGCGCGGCTGAGCTCTATCGCCTCGGAGCCGGCAAGATCGCCGATGCCTTCATCGAAACCCGTCTGGCCGGCGGCTGGCGTGCGACCTACGGCATGCTCGATTCACGCTTCGACGCCAGCTACATCGTCGATCTGCTGTATCCACCGGCTACGTAA
- the plsY gene encoding glycerol-3-phosphate 1-O-acyltransferase PlsY, which produces MMADFWTWQLTPQTALAGLVIGYLLGSIPFGLLLTRMAGLGDVRNIGSGNIGATNVLRTGNKGLAAATLLLDAFKGTAAVQITAHFFGGDAGVLAGFAAFIGHIFPVWIGFKGGKGVATYLGILLGLAPLMALIFAIVWLVIAFTTRYSSLSALVATLVIPVVLWILGVDKIAAVMALMTVISWYKHRANIIRLTTGAESKIGAKG; this is translated from the coding sequence GTGATGGCGGATTTCTGGACTTGGCAGCTTACCCCGCAGACCGCGCTGGCCGGCCTCGTCATCGGCTACCTGCTCGGCTCGATCCCCTTCGGCCTGCTGCTGACGCGCATGGCCGGCCTCGGCGACGTCCGCAACATCGGCTCCGGCAATATCGGCGCGACCAACGTGCTGCGCACCGGCAACAAGGGGCTTGCGGCGGCCACGCTGCTGCTCGATGCCTTCAAGGGCACGGCCGCCGTCCAGATAACAGCGCATTTCTTCGGCGGTGATGCCGGTGTACTTGCCGGTTTTGCCGCCTTCATCGGCCATATCTTCCCGGTCTGGATCGGCTTCAAGGGCGGCAAGGGCGTCGCGACCTATCTCGGCATCTTGCTGGGCCTCGCGCCGCTGATGGCGCTGATTTTCGCCATCGTCTGGCTGGTCATTGCCTTCACCACACGCTACTCCTCGCTTTCCGCATTGGTTGCAACCCTTGTCATACCGGTTGTATTGTGGATATTGGGCGTCGACAAGATCGCCGCCGTCATGGCGCTGATGACCGTCATCTCCTGGTACAAGCACAGGGCCAACATCATCAGGTTGACCACCGGGGCGGAAAGCAAGATCGGAGCGAAGGGGTAA
- a CDS encoding TetR/AcrR family transcriptional regulator, whose translation MANAAVKNPLEVPVVEKRVRNRAATQQAILDAAKRLLAEEGFQNFGINAVARGAGCDKQLIYRYYGGLNGLVEAIGTDLGSWVTDRIPDDTGGMFLLTYGDLMERLSLLFLDALRADPLMRRIVAWEVSESSEQVRRLSEARSKALAGWIERMRGSLVPPKGVDAQAVNAMIFAAIQHIVLASAVSDQCAGLALKNGKDWEKAATALKRIVRGVYG comes from the coding sequence ATGGCAAACGCTGCCGTTAAAAACCCCCTGGAAGTGCCTGTCGTGGAAAAGCGCGTGCGCAATCGTGCCGCCACCCAGCAGGCGATCCTCGATGCCGCCAAGCGGCTGCTGGCGGAGGAGGGGTTCCAGAATTTCGGCATCAATGCGGTTGCCCGCGGCGCCGGCTGCGACAAGCAGTTGATCTACCGCTATTACGGCGGTCTCAACGGCCTCGTGGAAGCCATAGGCACCGATCTCGGCAGCTGGGTGACGGATCGCATTCCCGATGACACCGGCGGCATGTTTCTTCTCACCTATGGCGATCTGATGGAGCGGCTCTCGCTTCTGTTTCTCGATGCCTTGCGCGCCGATCCGCTGATGCGCCGTATCGTCGCCTGGGAGGTCTCCGAAAGCAGCGAGCAGGTGCGCCGCCTGTCGGAGGCGCGTTCCAAGGCGCTCGCCGGCTGGATCGAGCGTATGCGTGGCTCGCTGGTGCCGCCCAAAGGCGTCGATGCCCAGGCGGTCAACGCCATGATCTTCGCCGCCATCCAGCACATCGTGCTGGCGTCAGCCGTCAGCGATCAATGCGCCGGTCTCGCGTTGAAAAACGGCAAGGATTGGGAGAAGGCGGCAACAGCCCTGAAGCGGATCGTGCGCGGCGTCTACGGCTGA
- a CDS encoding DUF6105 family protein, with protein MKWLLIGWAGPVSFLGAWYYLSYYDMSFGIFMLTRQMHDLVFDIYGKILGIPPETIPPLVARAIAFDSLLVFAIFGFRRRAAIIAWWKRRHASRSGKLSLPSADSLSKAP; from the coding sequence ATGAAGTGGTTGTTGATTGGCTGGGCCGGGCCGGTCTCGTTTCTCGGGGCATGGTATTATCTGTCGTACTACGACATGAGCTTCGGCATCTTCATGCTGACGCGGCAGATGCATGACCTGGTGTTCGATATCTACGGCAAGATTCTCGGCATCCCGCCGGAAACCATCCCGCCTCTGGTCGCCCGCGCCATTGCCTTCGACAGCCTGCTTGTCTTTGCGATCTTCGGCTTTCGCCGTCGCGCCGCCATTATCGCGTGGTGGAAGCGCCGTCACGCGTCGAGATCGGGCAAGCTTTCTCTCCCGAGCGCCGACAGCCTGTCCAAAGCACCTTGA
- a CDS encoding dihydroorotase: protein MSNSIVLQNVRIIDPSRDLDEVGAIIVEDGVIVSSGKDAKSHAAPKGATVRDCSGLVAIPGLVDARVHVGEPGGEHRETIASASRAAAAGGVTSFIMMPDTDPVIDDIALVEFVRKTARDTAVVNVYPAAALTKGLAGEEMTEIGLLREAGAVVFTDAHSGIHDSQVLRRIMTYAREFGAVISCETRDKYLGANGVMHEGLLASWLGLSGIPKEAELIPLERDLRIATLTRSHYHAAMISVPESAEAIRLARSRGAKVTCGISINNLALNENDIGEYRTFFKLYPPLRSEDDRTGMIEALADGTIDIIVSSHDPQDVDTKRLPFGEAEDGAVGLETLLPAALRLYHSGQVSLMRLVDALSTRPAQIFGLPAGTLKPGAKADIALVDLDEPWLVAKDMLLSRSKNTPFEDARMSGRAVATYVAGKLVHSL, encoded by the coding sequence ATGAGCAACTCGATCGTCCTCCAGAACGTCCGCATCATCGATCCCTCCCGCGATCTCGATGAGGTCGGTGCGATCATCGTCGAAGACGGCGTGATCGTTTCGTCGGGCAAGGATGCGAAGAGCCATGCCGCTCCGAAGGGTGCGACCGTTCGCGACTGCAGCGGCCTCGTTGCCATTCCCGGCCTGGTCGATGCGCGCGTGCATGTCGGCGAGCCCGGCGGCGAACATCGCGAAACCATCGCCTCCGCCAGCCGTGCGGCAGCGGCCGGCGGCGTCACCTCCTTTATCATGATGCCGGATACGGATCCGGTCATCGACGACATCGCGCTTGTCGAATTCGTCAGGAAAACGGCGCGCGACACAGCCGTCGTCAATGTCTATCCGGCAGCGGCCCTCACCAAGGGACTTGCCGGCGAGGAGATGACGGAAATCGGCCTTCTGCGGGAAGCCGGAGCCGTTGTGTTCACCGATGCCCATTCCGGCATCCATGACAGCCAGGTCCTGCGTCGCATCATGACCTACGCGCGGGAATTCGGCGCGGTGATTTCCTGCGAGACGCGCGACAAATATCTCGGCGCAAACGGCGTCATGCATGAAGGCCTGCTTGCAAGCTGGCTTGGCCTCTCGGGCATTCCGAAAGAGGCTGAGCTGATCCCGCTGGAGCGCGACCTTCGCATCGCGACGCTGACACGCAGCCATTATCATGCCGCCATGATTTCAGTGCCGGAATCGGCAGAGGCCATCCGCCTCGCCCGTTCGCGCGGCGCCAAGGTCACCTGCGGCATCTCGATCAACAATCTCGCGCTCAACGAGAACGACATCGGCGAGTACCGCACCTTCTTCAAGCTCTACCCGCCGCTGCGCTCCGAGGACGACCGCACGGGCATGATCGAGGCGCTGGCAGACGGTACGATCGACATTATCGTCTCCTCGCATGATCCGCAGGATGTGGATACGAAGCGCCTGCCGTTCGGCGAGGCCGAAGACGGCGCCGTGGGGCTCGAAACGCTGCTTCCGGCGGCACTCCGGCTCTATCACAGCGGCCAGGTCAGCCTCATGCGCCTCGTTGACGCGCTCTCGACTAGGCCGGCACAGATCTTCGGGCTCCCCGCCGGCACGCTGAAACCTGGCGCCAAGGCCGATATCGCGCTTGTCGATCTTGACGAGCCTTGGCTTGTCGCCAAAGACATGCTTCTGTCGCGCTCGAAGAATACACCCTTCGAAGATGCGAGGATGAGCGGCCGGGCGGTTGCGACCTATGTCGCCGGCAAGCTGGTTCACAGTCTCTAG
- a CDS encoding metal-dependent hydrolase, with product MKIIWLGHSAFRIETPRAKILIDPFLTYNSSFAAAGLNIKDVADGVTHILLTHGHADHVGDAVQIAKDTGAVVLANADLASWLNTKGVEKLEMGNTGGTVGLGGFSATFTNALHSSAQITEDGVSHALGNANGLMLHFDDEPTLFHMGDTDIFSDMGLINELHQPDIGIVPIGDRFTMGGAVAALACQRFFNFKTAIPCHYGTFPIIDQTPEKFIAGVEGSKTAVAAPKVGESVSA from the coding sequence ATGAAGATCATCTGGCTCGGCCACTCCGCTTTTCGTATCGAAACCCCTAGGGCAAAAATACTGATCGATCCTTTCCTGACTTACAATTCCTCTTTCGCCGCCGCTGGCCTCAACATCAAGGACGTCGCCGATGGCGTGACCCATATCCTGCTGACGCATGGCCATGCCGACCACGTCGGCGACGCGGTTCAGATCGCCAAGGACACGGGCGCGGTCGTTCTTGCCAATGCCGATCTTGCTTCCTGGCTCAACACCAAGGGTGTGGAAAAGCTGGAAATGGGCAATACCGGCGGCACGGTCGGCCTCGGCGGCTTCTCGGCCACCTTTACGAATGCGCTGCATTCCTCCGCGCAGATCACCGAGGACGGCGTTTCCCACGCGCTCGGCAATGCGAACGGCCTGATGCTGCATTTCGACGACGAGCCGACGCTGTTCCACATGGGCGATACGGACATCTTCTCGGATATGGGTCTCATCAACGAGCTGCATCAGCCCGATATCGGCATCGTGCCGATCGGCGACCGCTTCACCATGGGCGGTGCCGTGGCAGCGCTCGCCTGCCAGCGCTTCTTCAACTTCAAGACCGCCATCCCCTGTCACTACGGCACTTTCCCGATCATCGACCAGACGCCGGAAAAGTTCATCGCCGGCGTGGAAGGTTCCAAGACCGCGGTGGCGGCGCCGAAGGTGGGCGAGAGCGTTTCTGCCTGA
- a CDS encoding aspartate carbamoyltransferase catalytic subunit has translation MVFFPHRHLIGIKGLTEQDITYLLDKADEAVKISRQREKKTSTLRGLTQINLFFEASTRTQSSFELAGKRLGADVMNMSVGNSSVKKGETLIDTAMTLNAMRPDVLVIRHSSAGAAALLAQKVSCSVVNAGDGQHEHPTQALLDALTIRRAKSKLSRIIVAICGDVLHSRVARSNILLLNAMGARVRVVAPATLLPAGIADMGVEVFHSMKEGLKDADVVMMLRLQRERMSGAFVPSVREYYHFYGLDAETLKVAKEDALVMHPGPMNRGVEIASEVADGPQSVIAEQVEMGVAVRMAVMETLLVSQNQGPRTEGVDA, from the coding sequence ATGGTCTTCTTTCCCCACCGCCACCTCATCGGCATCAAGGGCCTTACCGAACAAGATATCACCTATCTTCTCGACAAGGCCGACGAGGCGGTCAAGATCAGTCGCCAGCGCGAGAAAAAGACGTCCACGCTTCGCGGGCTGACGCAGATCAATCTCTTCTTCGAAGCATCGACACGCACGCAATCCTCCTTCGAACTGGCCGGCAAACGGCTCGGCGCCGATGTGATGAACATGTCCGTCGGCAACTCTTCCGTCAAAAAGGGCGAGACGCTGATCGACACGGCGATGACGCTGAACGCCATGCGACCCGACGTGCTTGTCATCCGCCACTCGAGCGCGGGTGCCGCGGCACTTCTGGCGCAGAAGGTGTCCTGCTCCGTCGTCAATGCCGGCGACGGCCAGCACGAGCATCCGACCCAGGCACTCCTCGACGCGCTGACCATCCGCCGCGCCAAGAGCAAGCTCTCGCGCATCATCGTCGCGATCTGCGGCGACGTGCTGCACTCGCGCGTTGCCCGCTCCAACATCCTGCTTCTGAACGCCATGGGCGCACGCGTCCGCGTCGTGGCACCCGCCACGCTGCTGCCGGCCGGCATTGCCGACATGGGCGTCGAAGTCTTCCATTCGATGAAGGAAGGACTGAAGGACGCCGATGTCGTTATGATGCTGCGCCTGCAGCGCGAACGCATGTCCGGGGCCTTCGTGCCCTCGGTGCGCGAATATTACCATTTCTACGGGCTCGACGCCGAAACGCTCAAGGTCGCCAAGGAGGATGCGCTCGTCATGCATCCGGGTCCGATGAACCGCGGGGTGGAAATCGCCTCCGAAGTGGCCGACGGCCCGCAAAGCGTCATCGCCGAACAGGTGGAAATGGGCGTCGCCGTGCGCATGGCTGTCATGGAGACCCTGCTCGTTTCACAGAACCAGGGACCTCGCACCGAGGGAGTGGACGCATGA